The Megalobrama amblycephala isolate DHTTF-2021 linkage group LG10, ASM1881202v1, whole genome shotgun sequence DNA segment aagaatctttaatcaaaaacattaacgTCCCCTCCCTTCCTCCCCGCAATGACATCACTTCTCTGCTGACGTGTGCCCCACCACAGGGCGGGGCAGGAATCCGTCCCTTccagcaacctgtcactcacatgataTTGCAGCAAttagcaaaccacaatgatccaatcaattcccagaagacaaaatcaagtcctgcccttgtgtctcatttgagaagctgtttcacatgtatacacatcaaaataagagtGGCTGCTCACTGCAGTCATGGGTGGAGCATAAAGTCCAGCTTCCCCTCTCTAGATGTAATTTGGGCATAATGGGTGGAGCTAGAAAGTCCAACcacaccctaaccctacccataacacTCTCCCTTCACCCATTAGATCCACAGAGGTGGAGCTGGACTAGGTCAAGCTTAACCCATGACATCCAGAGATGTCATTTGGCACTGCAGAGAGCACCACTTGCAAAATAAGGAAGAAAAGATGACCACAACTTCCGTTGTGAAATCCTTCAACAAAACcaacaaaagcattttttataaaatggtgAAAATACATTTCAAACAACTTGCTAAGATCACACAGCTCCCTACTGTATATCATCACGGTAGATTTTAATGCAATCGCTGTTTTAAGTTTGGAGTGTTTTCTTTGCTTCATTTTAGCATCATATACAACAGCACTCACCTCTGAGGTCACTGTCTGCAGAGCCACCAAACTATATATTTACCTACAacagaatattgtgaaatagtgatttaaaataaaaacagcaggCTATTCCAAACATACCCAATGAAGATTTATCTGAAGGCTCAGTACTGTATGTCAATACAGTTTTGTGCATAGTGATCCCTGTGTTAAACTATGATGCCATTTAAAGGgttatgaaaattctgtcattaatcactcaccctcgtgtcgttctacaaccgtaagaccttattcgttcatcttcagaacacaaattaagatatttttgataaaatcaaaaatggctcagtgaggcctctattgccagcaagataatcaacactttcagatgcccagaaagctactaaagacatttagaacagttcatgtgactacagtggttcaaccttaatgttatgaagtgatgagaatactttttgtacgccaaaaaaaagaaaataacgacttttcaacaatatctagtgatgggcgatttcaaaacactgcttcatgaaacttTATGAATcttcacaaatcttttgtttcgaatcagtgattcgaagcgcgtatcaaactgccaaagtcacgtgaaccactgattagaaacaaaagattcgtaaagcttcaaatcttcatgaagcagtgttttgaaattgcccatcactagatattgttgaataaagttgttttgttttttggcacacaaaaagtattctcgtcacttcataacattaaggttgaaccaatgtagtcacatgaactgttttaaatgtttttagtagctttctggacatctgaaagtgttaattatcttgctggcaatggaggcctgactgagccatcggattttatcaaaaatatcttcatttgtgttccgaagatgaacgaaggtcttacgggtgtggaacgacatgagggtgagtaattaatgacagaattttcatttttgggtgaactaaccctttaagtgcacTACAAAGTAGTGATGTGTGTATTTGTCGTTTTAGATCTGCATATAGAGGTACTGGAGTCCAGCGGGCTGAAGCAGTGTGGCATGACAGTGAGGACAGTGAAGGACCCTGCAGTACAGTCTGACACACTCTCATCCCAGGAaacaattaatattcatgagtctGCACTGGTGCAACCAATCACACACCAAGAACTTCTCTAATTCAACTAATGAAATAACTgcaatcttttttcttttttataaatGGCGACGGTTCCTCTCACTGTGAACTGACATGCAGCACCAGCACACTCAGGACAGctaaatttaacacgttttccAGCATGATTGATTTGATTTGTCAGCGACACTTTAAATGTAACAGAATGCACATAAAGCCAGAGGAATAAAAACATTCCGTAGAAAATAAGACTGCGTGTTTATTAATGAGTCTCATGGAGAACATGGTACAAAAGCAGTTACAGGCCTTGAATGCGCAcagacacacacgcacgcacacaaaCAGTAAGTTTTTGGGAATTACTAACACTTCTAACCAAATGACAAATCAGCTGGGAAAGGCCAGTATGAGTGTCTACACatacaggatgtgacatcactACAAAACACTGCAGTCCCCTTATGGCTGATCGCTGTGGTCGATTTGATAGGAATTGCTCTTGTGACGAAGCCCTTCCTGTGTGGACCTGGTTTGGTTGATGAGAGGACCTGAATGAGAGCAGGAGGCGTGATTTACAATAGAACATTCGGACCGCAGCGCTGTGTCCCTAAGTACATGAGTTTGGGACACAGCCCGACGGTTGTCCCGACCAGCCCAGAAGAGGAGGGGGGGCGGGGGAGTGTCAGCAGGACAGGGTCATAAGGTCACAGGATTGTGAGTTTGAGTCCTCTGCTTCTCTGTAACAGTACTGCCCTAAAGTGCAAAAAAGGCTCACCGCACACTATTAAGACACACAAACTTGACACTGGTCCACACCAAACACTCTACAACAGTGTGTGAATCCGGTGGGTCTCAGACTGAGATTGTCAGTAGATACATCAGCAACTGGGGCGCCGAGGTGAGAAGTGAGGGCAGATATGTTACTCTGTACAGAATACTtggtgcacacacacaaacggaGGCGCTGTCTAGACATTTGTTCTAAGCATGGTCAAGGCGAATGCTTTCAGACACTTAAATTTTGTTCAGTACTGATATTGAAGGCACATTAAGAGTCTGGAGCGAAAATCACGAGTCGTAAGTATCGGTGGTGGGGCGTGGCTTGTGATGAATCGACGAATGGATGAGAACGCCTTTGAGGGGAGGGGTTAAGACATCATATTGGCTTTAAATAGTGTGAGGAAAAAACCCTCACCAAAATGTCAAGAGTTCACCTGAAGGGTACAATCTCTGGTCAAGGTCACGGCTGTGAGTTAAAGGCAACTGAAGAGAGGCGTGCTGAGGGTGTTCGGGTTGAACCCTGGTTGACCTTTGTCGTGCAACCAAATAAACATCCACAGCAGAGTCCGATGGTGGTGAAAGGCCTCAGAGCAGCATTTTCATTAGAGAATGTGCTGTTGATGAGCACATGACCTTGCGTAGATCTGCATGCTGAACGTGACAGAAGTGAAAAAATGAGTGACGATCACATTCCTCAAGAGCAATGACCATCTTCAGGTTTCGACTAGCATCAGATTGTCTGGTTCCAGGttaaacattgttaaaacacacacacacacacacacacacactcacactcgcATCTCTATTTTAGGGTGGGATGCTCTTATTCGTTGCTGTCCCTGTTGTCGACTAGCGAGAGAGTGTGTAGTGATGgctgtgagagagtgtgtgttgatTGAGAGAGTTCTCTCTTGTAAGTCTTGGGCGGCAGTTTTGGCAGCGCGGGGGTGGAGTTGTGGCGAGGTGGTATGGGAGGGGCTGGAGTGGGTGGGGGCAGGTGGACCAGAATGGGCTGACTGAAGCTGGGCGTGCAGGGGCGGCGAGGCACGCGTGGAGAAGGTGTGCCAGGGGGCGGAGCGCGGGGAGAGGGCGTGCCGGGCGGGGTGTTGGGAGTGCTAGGCGAGTTGGTGAAGTCCCAGTGGAAACGGTTCCCTGGGGATGGCTGCACGTTCACCGGGTAGTTGATGAAGATCTCGGGTGGTCGTTGAGGAATCGGTGGAGGCGTGTCTGGAAGGGGATCACGGGGCGGAGGGGGCGGGGGGCTCGGCAACGGCCCCTCTGTTGGCCCGTTGATCACCGGAACACGTGGCTGCAGGCGAGGAGGTGGAGGCAGTCGTGGTGGAATGGCGGGAGGACTTTCAGACCTGAAACTCTGCACAGAATAGATTGCACTCGTGTGAATGTGACGGCACATCATGATGAATTCAGCCTGTGAAActgattattaatatatcttaaagggttagttcatccaaaaattaaattactctccctcatgttgttccacacccgtaagacctttgttcatctttgcaCAAATTAATACGTTTTTgatccgagaggtttctgatcccccatagaaagcaatgcaAGTACCACAAacaaggtccagaaagatagtaaagacatAAGACGATagaatagtccatgtgactgcagtggttcaactttaatgttatgaagcgataaGAAaattttttgtgcgcaaaaacaaaattaaagttgaaccactgcagtcacgtggactattttaacaatgtctttagttcctCTCTGGACCtcgaaagtggtggttaaattgctgtctatggatgagtcatatacctctcggatttcatcaaaaatatcttaatttgtgttctgaagatgaacaaaggtcttgctgttttggaacgacatgagggtgagtaattaatgacagatgattttgattttcatttttgggtgaactaacccttaaaagCATGAAAATGACTAAAGGAAACATCTATTActgaaaaaatgtaatatgaTTAACATTCTTTTGGTTTCTATgcccattattttttttaaattacaaatgCAATGACAATACAGAACACAAAAAATGAAAGTATCAGTATCATACTCATTCTGGAAAAAAGCGGTATCGGAAAATCCACATAAGGgaatgattaaaaaacaaaaactgagtGTTAGGTTATATTTTGCAGTGAAATAACTAGTTAAAACTTGTAGTTTGTAACTATgtctctttatttttaaaatcatgaGTAGCATGTATAGTTCCAAAGTAGCTTCCTCAAAGCAATATGTAAGTTACCTTGGACTCTGAAGAGGTATCTTTCCTGCGGGGAGGTAATGGAGGGGGTTTAAGTAGCTCATCACCCATCAACTGGTGTAAACTACCACATGACACAGACTGGAACTCtgacaaaaagagaaaatacacAGTCTTACGGTCTGCCACGTAATAAACATAAGCAGGAGAGCTCTGCTTGAGGAAAATCGTAACTTACTGGACTGGGGCAGCAAAACTGGAGCAAATATGGTGTTGTTGCCtgcagaaaaacacacaaaaatggcatttAAGTCACATATAACTTTGTTTCTAGCCGATTCTTTTTCTGAGCTGCCAATCCCCTCTCTCACCGTAGGAGCTGCTCAGGTCATGCTCCATGAACACAGAGTTGAAGTCAGAGCTGGCAGACTGTGGAGGGGTGGGTGTGTTCGGAGAGGTGGGGAGAGAAGGAGGAGTTTCAGGTTCCGTTTCTGCGATACTTCTGAAGGTGATTTTGTGAGCTGGTTCTCGTTCTAATGGCACTGGGTGACCTTTCAGCGTTCCTCCTCCTCCTGACGCCTGCCGCACCGGCCGAACGCCGGGAGACTTCAGAGAATACGTAGTCTTTCTGGGCTATATGACACAACACATTCAGTTGCAAAACATACTGTGTAAACTTAAATACCTCACTTTACCCACAGTGAAAAGGAAACAACTAGTACTCTCCTTTTCTCACAACTCTATGTTCATTTAAGATTCTATTTAACTAATTTAAGACTACTCTTATGAGGATACTCTACAAAACGGgtattttggcataattctATGTGTTACTGTTCGTTCAAGCGCGAAAGATATTTCGATACTTTTTCACATCTTTCTGTGTACACAACACTCACAGATGGCACGTTCTTGTTCATCTTGTggcgcttgaatggtttaaaagcatttgcatgaataagagtgtgatcatataatgtaacgctGGAAAAAAGCGGAAAAACGGATGCTGcgttaattgcattaaatatttttaacatgttaaactgaaaaaaataattgcatgtgctaattttgacagcaatAGAAACAACACATTCTGACTCCATTATATTCAtgtaaagtgtaattttaatcccttaaaaaaaaaaaaaaaaaaaaaaaaaaaaaaaaaaaaacttaacacagccaaatgtataaatgtgaatgtataAAAAAGGgggatttttttaatttgattattaaaatagaTAAATTTAGACACCATCCTGACTCATCTCTAAACTATGACATACAGTGTTTTTAACAAAAACTCACAAATCTGGGTGGCTGTTTGCAGTTCCGTGGTTCGATCTCTAGAGACTTGTTGAACAGGTAGTCAGAAAACTCTTTCTCGCTCATGTTTTCCATTGGATTTAGATTCTCAAAAAACCTctgcaagacaaaaacacaatctcAACTATTAAACTCATGAGAATGAGAGAGGGGAATAAGAAAACAGTGTGAGTAATTGATGAACATAAACCTTTATGTCGTGTTCTACTTTGAGGCAGTAGGGTTGGTTCTGGTACTGCTGGATTTCGCCAGTGATTTCTGCTACTTTGCGTCTTTTGCTAAAGTTGATCAGTTCTTTTCCGTCACGCTTTAGGAAATCTGGATTCCCCTCTTCGGTCTTCAAAATGTTAGTTAGGTAGATACCTGAATACACAGAACAGACAGGAAACACCACATGTGTGAACACACTTGTACACTactatttaaaagtttggggtcagtaagatttttgtttttaaagaaattaatacttttattcaaggacaaattaaattgatcaaaagtgacagtgaagacatttataattataatgttacaaaagtttttttttttatatttcaaataactttctatttatccAAGAATCAGttcccacaaaaatattaagcagcacaatcctttttttttttgaagtctagagtaatgactgctaaaaattcagctttgccatcataggaatacattatattttaaaatatatccatacagggaaaaaaaaaaaaatagtaattttaaattgaaaataatatttcacaatattactgttcacaatattaccttggtgagcataagagacttttttctttaccaaccccaaacttttgcacAGTAGTGTAATTGTATATATGCTAATTTGTTACAAGCAGCTCTTTCTCTAACCAAAGAAAGGTACACAAGGTGGGTTGATGGATTTGAGCTTGGCGAGGTATTTCTTAAAATGATCCTGACTAAGTTCAACAGCTTCCTCTAGaatcctcctcttcctctcagGCACAGCCTACAAATAAGAAACAAAACCAAATATATTTTACCATTATTTTCCGTCATTCACAATTCAGATTCACATTGTGAGTGCATTCAATAATAAATGAACAGGTCACCTCAAACGTGTGGTCCAGACGATACACGGGTACTGAGTTGATGGCGCTTACAATCTCCAAAACTCCATTAAAGTTATTGAGCTCTTGAAACACCTGCAGGATCTCAATAATACGAGAGAATACAGCAACCCTCTCGTCCACGTTTTCAGCCTCGACTATACACCTGagtgacagagagagaaacaaagaTTTAAAGcacttacaaaatttaaaacattaagacTGGAGATGACGTTTTTTCTGCGAGATAAAATGTGTGGTATTGTTCACAGAGATGATGCAATTGGCTAAGGGCTAGTCACTCACTTCTCAAACCACAGTGTGAGGTTGGTTGTATGTCTGATCATCCTCAGCAGATTGGGAGAATTCTTTTCTTTATCTTCCTTTGTCCAAACACTTCCTACCAGCTCAGATGGACGAACAGCTCTGTGCATAAAAATGTACAACAGTTAATTAAGTTAGTACTGTCTTTCTTACTAATGCCTAAAGCTCTGATTGGCTCACCTGTACAGATCAGACTCTAGAAGTGTTAACTGGCGAGCAATTTCTATTGGATGAAGAGTCATGAGGTCAAAGCTGTCGACCTGCCCGGGACGGCTGATGTGCCATTCGATAGGAGGAGGTGGGCTCTCAAAGGTGATGTTGTGACTAATGCCATTAGACTGAGTTTGTATCTTCCGTCTCATGATCTTACTGATAGACTCCACCCACTTACGCATCGATTTACCTGAAAACAGAACATCCTACATCAGTCTCTGATATTGTGTGTCTCATTAAGTATGCATGCAAGTATGAAGATCTGCAGCAATGTATGTCAGGGTGTATAAGTGTGTGTACATACCTCTAAGCTGTGTGGTGCTGGTGAGGTATTCTTCAAGTCTTCCGCAGAGTTCAGGATCATTCTCAAAGTCATAAAAGTGATGTTCCACCCACTGACGGAATACATTCAGAACCCTaacgacacacacagacatcagaCCGACATGCTCACTGTGGTGACCTGATATACAACAGCACACTGACTGAAACGAGCACAGAGAAGATGAAGCAACAACAGGATGCATGCGAGTCTTACAAAAACAAGCccacaaaaaaaatgaacaaatgagaAAAACATATAAATCCACTTgggttcaaaagtttgtggtcagtaagaattttttttaaatgaatacttttattcagaaaatacCTACTAAATCAAAATAATGGATTAAAATGTTCCAAAGTGACAGttaagacttttacattgtttcaACAAATTTCTACTTcaattaaatgctgttctttagatctttctattcatcaaagaaagtTAACAACTAAATATTAGGCAGAGCAACTGTTTACAACATTGATGATAGAattatttcttgagcaccaaatcagcatattacataTGATTTGAGACTGGAGtcatgatgctaaaaattcagccctgccatgacaggaataaattacattataaaatattcaaatagaaaacagttattttaaatttttatatcatATATGAGTGTGCTTGGCAATTGagaatgtgtgtttgttttaccTGAGTTGGACAGGCTGCACGTATTCCCTGCGGAACCTCTGAAGCTCAGCTGCCATTGGTTGCTCTCCGTTCCAGAGTGCCTCTCGGTCTGCTTCTGATGGCTCAGGCTCTGGAATCTCAATCCTGAATCATCACGAGGAAACAAGTACAACCAAGTTACCCGCATCTACTGTACATCCTAACATGAAAGGCAAACACGACAAGAAAAATCGGCCAATGTTATGTTGACAAACAAACTCCCTGACTTACATGTCAACATTTTAGGGTGGAAGAAGCACTGTGAAAAATTCTACAGAATTCCTTTTTTCTCATTGGCTGATGCTTCTCTAATGCAAATGTTTGCTCAGCAGTGTAATGAAACTCTTGTGCCAAGACTTCGTGGTCTAATGAGTCTGATGATGGAACTGATTTTAAAACTAATCTATTTTTGGTTGTAGACAGACTCAAAAGCTCCTTTGACAGTGACAAATCATAACAGAACATTTGCATACAACGGCATGGCAGAAGCCAGAGACTAAATAAAATGCTACAAATGTGTAAAACTTTTTGTGACCTTTACTTAAGTGCAGAATTTTTTGACAGCCTCACCACATCAAAGACTTGATTTTTGTCTGAACATGTGTATGAGATGCAAGTGTATGTGTTCTTCTTTACCTTTCAATCAGTAGTGTGAGCAGGTCTTGTGGTTTACAGAAAGAGCGGTATGTAGTCAGAAACGTACGCACAAAATTTGGGTCTGTAAGAAAAAGAggaaatgtacatataaatatacTCAGGAACCAAAACAACTAAAGAAACACACACTACCAGTCAAGAGTTTTGACACACTTGACAGAATGTTTGTCACGatcttaaaaacattttaagggGGATTCTTGTTCTGTACCTGCGTACATGTGGTAGGTCAGTCTCTCGATGAGCTTGACCACTGTCCCGGCTTTAATAATGGGGATTCCAGTCTTGCTCTGTGCTCCCTCCTCAAACACTATGTTCTCTTCAGAGTCCTGGATGGCAAACCGGTAGACATCTGGTGATGGCAGCCTCAGTGGTTGTGCTTGTTCCTCGCGGTGCAGGACGGTGTCTAGCATGCGGTCCAGAGTGGGCCGGTACTGCAGCGTGACCAGTGCAGCCATCCACGCGCTCTTCTCTTCTGCCGAACGCGCGCCAAACACGGCACTGCTTTCTTCACGGCCTACCAGCTCAAATGCGTGACGAAACTCTGACAAATCTTCACGGTCTACGATGCGATACTTGCGTAACACAAACTTCTCTTTCAGACGAAACTCCGCCGCACTTCCAGCCCCTGGCAACCGGGAGCTCTGGTTGGCTTTGCAGCTTATCATGAGGCCGTCGAACAGGAAGTTGTGCCGTTCGTGCTTGGCGCCAGCCCGTACGAGTGCCCCCTCCAGGATGAACTGGCTGCAGCACTGCCCGATATCTCTGCCTTCCCAGCCATCAATACTCTTCTGGATGTCGTTCATACGCTTTATTGCTGCCTGCTTACTTCGAGATGCACGACTATATAACCGATATAGGGGCTCCCTAAAAGAGAAAGTCACAAGAATGAGAGATGAAAACAGTGTTTGGTACAGAGACATAGTTGTGCAAGCCCTGGTGTTTCTGTTACCCTTGTTTGCGCCGTGGTTGGTGTTTGGCATATATGCGTTCAATGCTGCATTGTAGGTTGATCAGTGCAGTCTGAGCCTGTTTTAAACACTCTCTGTCATCCTGGTCTTCACTGCACTCCTGCAATTGCTACAGAGACAATGATACACAAACCTCAAATAACAGAGTACATATCTATAGGTTACTGATTGAGTGAGAATATGTTTAGTACTCACCTGCAACAGTTCAAAGTAGTGCATACAGTGGTAAACTGGAACCATCATCAACTGAGGAAGCACATACTGCACTGCCTCCTTAAAACCCTCTGCAATTgactaaacacacacaaacattccaCATGAGACAGAACATCTAAGCTCACGCCTGCAGAGATAAAGGCTTTGATTCCACCGCCCTCCCTATCTCTGACCCCACAGGTCTCTTTTCAGATTGTATTACTTGCCTTCAAAATGTGGTTCATATGATTTCCTAGTTCAACTAATGAAGGAGCAGGTTGTCTTTATAAGCTCAACTATAAAAGAAGTGTTTTAAAGTGCAGTTAGAGGCACTTTTTAAAGTGAAGC contains these protein-coding regions:
- the sos2 gene encoding son of sevenless homolog 2 — translated: MQHDFSSSEENSARWRGLFVQALRKVQLQVHPNLSAKEDALQHIEALILQLLSKLCVTQPRTIADVEDRVQKTFPNPIDKWAMSDAQAAIEKRKRRNPLLLPVDKIHPLLKEVLGYKIDYHVCLYIVAVLEYISADILKLAGNYVSNIRHYEISQQDITVSMCADKVLMDMFDQEEEMGLVSQSVEEVSSSGVLTYDDLVRLEIAEERQYLRELDLIIKVFRQAFMSNSKLFSTQDVELAFSNILEVHELTVKLLGLIEDAVEMTADGSPHPLVGSCFEDLAEEQAFDPYETLSQDILSKEFCQHFNSLMSRPTVALHFQSIAEGFKEAVQYVLPQLMMVPVYHCMHYFELLQQLQECSEDQDDRECLKQAQTALINLQCSIERIYAKHQPRRKQGEPLYRLYSRASRSKQAAIKRMNDIQKSIDGWEGRDIGQCCSQFILEGALVRAGAKHERHNFLFDGLMISCKANQSSRLPGAGSAAEFRLKEKFVLRKYRIVDREDLSEFRHAFELVGREESSAVFGARSAEEKSAWMAALVTLQYRPTLDRMLDTVLHREEQAQPLRLPSPDVYRFAIQDSEENIVFEEGAQSKTGIPIIKAGTVVKLIERLTYHMYADPNFVRTFLTTYRSFCKPQDLLTLLIERIEIPEPEPSEADREALWNGEQPMAAELQRFRREYVQPVQLRVLNVFRQWVEHHFYDFENDPELCGRLEEYLTSTTQLRGKSMRKWVESISKIMRRKIQTQSNGISHNITFESPPPPIEWHISRPGQVDSFDLMTLHPIEIARQLTLLESDLYRAVRPSELVGSVWTKEDKEKNSPNLLRMIRHTTNLTLWFEKCIVEAENVDERVAVFSRIIEILQVFQELNNFNGVLEIVSAINSVPVYRLDHTFEAVPERKRRILEEAVELSQDHFKKYLAKLKSINPPCVPFFGIYLTNILKTEEGNPDFLKRDGKELINFSKRRKVAEITGEIQQYQNQPYCLKVEHDIKRFFENLNPMENMSEKEFSDYLFNKSLEIEPRNCKQPPRFPRKTTYSLKSPGVRPVRQASGGGGTLKGHPVPLEREPAHKITFRSIAETEPETPPSLPTSPNTPTPPQSASSDFNSVFMEHDLSSSYGNNTIFAPVLLPQSKFQSVSCGSLHQLMGDELLKPPPLPPRRKDTSSESKSFRSESPPAIPPRLPPPPRLQPRVPVINGPTEGPLPSPPPPPPRDPLPDTPPPIPQRPPEIFINYPVNVQPSPGNRFHWDFTNSPSTPNTPPGTPSPRAPPPGTPSPRVPRRPCTPSFSQPILVHLPPPTPAPPIPPRHNSTPALPKLPPKTYKRELSQSTHTLSQPSLHTLSLVDNRDSNE